In a genomic window of Candidatus Firestonebacteria bacterium RIFOXYD2_FULL_39_29:
- a CDS encoding peptidylprolyl isomerase — protein MTTGEVKAKKTTATIKTNMGNIVIELFADKAPKTVANFVKLAEKGFYDGVIFHRVIPKFMIQGGDPTGTGRGGPGYAFDDEFNPSLKHSEAGMLSMANSGPNTNGSQFFITVAPTPWLDGKHAIFGKVIEGMDLAIKMSEAATLPGDRPKDKIVMEKVTINTQNSK, from the coding sequence ATGACAACGGGTGAAGTAAAAGCAAAAAAAACAACGGCAACAATCAAAACGAATATGGGAAATATTGTAATAGAACTGTTTGCGGATAAGGCGCCAAAAACAGTCGCCAATTTTGTAAAATTAGCGGAAAAAGGATTTTATGACGGGGTCATATTCCATAGAGTAATACCGAAATTCATGATACAAGGCGGAGATCCTACCGGTACGGGAAGAGGCGGACCGGGCTATGCCTTTGATGATGAGTTTAACCCTTCTTTAAAACACAGTGAAGCCGGAATGCTTTCTATGGCAAACTCAGGACCGAATACTAATGGTAGCCAGTTTTTCATTACCGTAGCTCCAACTCCCTGGCTTGACGGGAAACATGCTATATTTGGAAAAGTAATTGAAGGGATGGATCTGGCAATAAAAATGTCAGAAGCAGCCACTTTACCCGGGGACAGGCCAAAAGACAAGATAGTAATGGAAAAAGTTACAATAAATACCCAAAATTCTAAATAA